In the Clostridium cellulovorans 743B genome, AGGGTGTAAATCATAGATATTTAGATTTAAATATCAGGATGCCAAGAAGTATTCTTTCACTGGAGGATAAAGTTCGAAAGGTACTTCAAGAAAAGCTAAATAGAGGGAAGATAGATGTATTTATAACTGAGGATAATTACAATAGCAATGCTGGAATCCCAATGCTTAATGAGGCATTAGCTCGTAACTATATCACGTCTCTTAATAAATTAAGAGATGAGTTCTCACTTAAAGATGATATCTCTGTTTCTTTAGTTGCTAAGTTTCCAGAGGTGATTACACTTAAGCAAGAAGAAAAAGATATTGATGAGATTTGGTACATACTGAAAACCACTTTAGAATGTGCAGTTAATAATTTTCTTTCTATGAGGGAAAAAGAAGGTCAAAAATTGAAAGATGATATTTTAGTAAAGATTAAATCTATTGAAGGATCTTTAGCTAAGATAGAGCCTTTATCATCTTTAACTGTAGAAAATTATAAAATTAGGCTTCAGGATAGGGTTACAGAACTTTTAGGTGATGTAGAGTTAGAACCTTCAAGAATTGCTCAAGAGATTGCAATTTTTGCTGATAGAGCTTGCATTGATGAGGAAATAGTTAGGCTTAAATCTCATATACATCAGGTTAAAGACACTTTAGAGCTTAAAGAAGCTGTAGGTAGAAAATTGGACTTTATTATCCAAGAGATGAATAGGGAAACTAACACAATATCATCTAAAGCTAATAATATAGAAATAACCAATTTAACTATAGCAATAAAAAATGATATTGAAAAAATAAGAGAGCAAGTGCAGAATCTTGAATAGTTGAGGAGAGAAGAAGATGGGAATAAAATTAATTAATATAGGTTTTGGAAATATCGTATCAGCTAATAGATTAGTAGCAATAGTAAGTCCTGAATCTGCCCCAATAAAAAGAATAATAACAGAAGCTAGGGATAGAGGGATGCTAATTGATGCAACCTATGGAAGAAGAACTAGAGCAGTTATAATCACTGATAGTGATCACGTTATCTTATCAGCAGTTCAACCAGAAACAGTGGCTCATAGACTATCTACAAAAGACGAAGAAGCTGTAGATGAGGTTGATGAATAATGGTAAATGAAACAAAGGGTTTATTAGTTGTAATTTCTGGACCATCAGGTGCTGGAAAGGGCACCATATGCAAGAAGCTTATGGAAAAAAATAACTTTTGGCTTTCTGTTTCTGCTACTACTAGAAGTCCAAGAGCTGGGGAAGAAAACGCAAAGAGTTACTATTTTTTAACAAGGGACGAATTTGAAGAAAAGATAAAATGTAATGATTTTCTTGAATATGCTGAAGTATATGGTAATTTATACGGAACTCCTCGTTCAAGTGTTATGGAAATGATTGATAATGGCAAAAATGTTATATTAGAAATTGATATTCAAGGAGCGCTTAAGGTTAAAGAAGCATTTCCTGAGGGAGTATTTATATTTATTCTTCCTCCATCTATGGAAGAACTTAAGAATAGAATAATAGGCAGAGGTAGTGAAACACCTGAATCGCTAATGACAAGATTTAAATCAGCCTACAAGGAAATAAACTATGTTTCTAAATATAACTATGCTGTAGTAAATGATGAAGTTGCTCTTGCTGTTGAAAAAATTCAAGGGATTTTAGTAGCAGAAAAGTGCAGAGTTGATAGAATAAAAGAAGATATATTAGATAATAAGGAGGGAATTGTTCATGAGCAATTCTATGATTAATCCATCAATAGTTGAATTAACAGACAAATCTGGTGATAGATATTCACTAGTTGTAATAGCATCAAAGAGAGCAAGATTATTAATCGATGGTGATGAACCACTAGTAAAGGTTACTTCTAAAAAGCCTTTAACTGTTGCAATAAACGAAGTTAATGAAGGAAAAATTCAGTTTGAAGCTCCTCAAGTTGAAGGACTCAAATAAAGAGGCGATTAGATTATGAAGAAAAAGACTATTGTTCTCGGTGTTAGTGGAGGAATTGCAGTTTATAAAGCATTAGATGTTGTTTCAAAGCTTAAGAAAAAAGACTATGATGTCCATGTGATTATGACTAAGAATGCTATGGAATTTGTTACGCCATTATCATTTCAATCGATAAGTCAAAACATGGTTATTACAGATATGTTCGCTGAGCCAAAAGCTTGGGAAATTCAGCATATTTCTTTAGCTAAGAAAGCAGATTTAATGGTTATAGTTCCTGCAACGGCTAATATAATTGGAAAGGTAGCTAATGGAATAGCTGATGATATGCTTAGTACAACAATAATGGCTACCAAGGCACCAGTTATATTTGCTCCAGCTATGAACACTAATATGTATCAAAATCCAATAGTACAAGAAAATATGTCAAAGCTTAAAGGTTATGGCTATGAGTTTATCGATACAGTTAAAGGAAGGCTTGCTTGTGGAGATGTTGGAGAAGGGAAGCTAGCTGATACTGAAGATATTGTTCAATATATAGAAAGTAAGTTATATGATATAAAGGACTTGTCGGGTAAAAAAGTTATGATAACAGCTGGACCTACAATTGCTCCTATCGATCCAGTTCGCTATATAAGCAATTATTCATCAGGAAAGATGGGTTATGCTATAGCTGAAGAAGCAAGAGATAGAGGGGCTGAAGTTGTTTTGATTTCAGGAGATGTATCTATTCCTGATATTAAGGGTGTAAGGATTATAAAAGTAAAGACCAATCCAGATATGAAGGAAGCAGTATTAAAGGAATTTGATGATGCTGAAATTATAATAAAAACTGCTGCGGTTACAGACTTTAAGATTAAAAATTATTCTGATATAAAGATCAAGAAAAAGGACGAAGGTTTAACCTTAGAACTTGAGAAAGATACAGATATTTTAAAAACTTTAGGTTCTATGAAGAAAAATCAAATTCTTGTTGGTTTTGCAGCTGAAAGCAATGATGTTATAGAAAATGCTAAAGCAAAGCTTGATAAGAAAAACCTTGATTTTGTTGTTGCTAATGATATCAGCGTTAGTGATTCTGGATTTAACAGTGATGATAACAAGGTTACTATAATATCTAGAAACGGTGAAGAACTTCATCTTGAAAAGATGAATAAAAGAGCCGTTGCGAAAGAGATATTTAATAAGATACTAAAAAAGCGCTAACAGCGCTTTTTTTAATATATCGAGGTGTAATTATGGCAAGTTATGCACAAGTTATAATTAATAATGAGTCGTCCATGGTTGATAGACCATTCACTTATAAAATTCCTGAGAGATTGAAAGATAATCTAAAGATTGGCCACAGAATTAAAATTCCTTTTGGAAAAGGAAATAAAAAGATTGATGGATTCGTATTTTCCTTATTAGACCAATATATTAGTAATTATGAGATAAAAGAAATTGAATCAATAGAAGATGATTTTACTGCTTTTGAAGAAAGAGATATTCCTTTAATTGAGGAAATGAGAGAACGATATCTTTGTACCTATATTCAATGTATAAAGGTAATCGTACCTGCTGGAGTTTTTGAGGGTTTAAAACTAAAAAAATCAAAGACAGTATATATAAAAAAAACTTTAGAAGGAAAATATAAAAAAGAGCCTTATGATAGAATATATGGAATAGTTAAAGAATCACAAGGAATCTTTACAAAGAGTCAATTAAGTAAAACATATAATATCTCTTTATCATCGATTAATACTTTAATAAAAAACGGATTTATTCAGGAACTAGAAGAAGTGGTTGATAGGTTTGATCAAAGGAATTATGAATTCTATGAAAGAAAAAATTTAAATGATAATCAAAGAGAAGTAGTTGAAACAATACTTCATAGTGATGAGAAAAAATTCTTGATTCATGGGATTACAGGAAGCGGAAAAACAGAAATATACATGAATTTGGTAGAAAAGACCATGGAACTTGAGAAAGATAGTATTATTCTTGTTCCAGAAATCGCATTAACACCGCAAATGGTTGAGCGATTTAAAGGACGATTTGGTAATAAAATAGCTGTTTTTCATAGTAAGCTTTCTAATGGAGAAAGATTTGATGAATGGATGAGGGTGAAAAACAGAAAGGTCCAATTAGCTATTGGAGCCAGATCAGCAATATTTCTTCCATTTAATAATTTATCACTGATAGTAATTGATGAGGAGCATGAAAGTAGTTATAAATCAGATAGTGATCCTAAATATCATGCAAGGGAAATTGGTGAAATTCTTCAGAAAAATCAAGGAGTAAAACTAGTCTTAGGTTCTGCAACTCCTAGTGTAGAAACTTATTTTAAGGCAAACTCTAGAGAATACCATCTCTTAACTCTTACCAAAAGGGCAGATAAAGCTACGTTACCTGTAACAGAAATTGTAGATATGAGAGAAGAATTGGTTAGAAAAAACAAATCTATGTTTAGTGGAGCTCTTTTGAGAGCTATTGATGAAGCTTTATCAAAAAAAGAACAAATAATTCTATTTTTAAATAGAAGAGGATTTTCAACTTTTGTATCTTGTAGAAAATGTGGTTTCGTATTTAAATGTAGAAATTGTGATATTTCTTTGACTTATCATCACCATAATGATACTTTAAGCTGTCATTATTGTGGCTCAACAGAAAAAACTAAAAAAATATGTCCTAAATGTGGAAGTTCTTACGTAAAATATTTTGGTGCAGGTACAGAAAAAATAGAAGAGAATATAAAAAAATACTTTCCTAGTGCTAAAACTATAAGAATGGATTTTGATACCACGAGAAAAAAAGATGCTTATGAAGAGATATACAATAGTTTTAAAGCTGGAAATGCCGATATACTTATTGGAACTCAAATGATAGCTAAAGGATTAGATTTTAAGAATGTAACCTTAGTTGGAGTTGTAGCTGCAGATATTTCTCTTAACCTTCCGGATTTTAGGTCCGGAGAAAGAACCTTTCAATTACTTACGCAGGTTGGTGGTAGAGCTGGAAGAGGAGAAAAATCAGGGAAAGTTATTATTCAGACTTATACCCCTGAAAGCTATAGCATTATAGCTGCATCAAATCATGATTATGAAGGATTCTACCAAGAGGAAATTAACTTAAGAAAGACTATGAACTATCCACCTTTTTCAAAGGTGTTTTTAATAAATATATCATCAAAGGATGAAGCTCTTTTGATAAAAATCAGCCATAGTATAGGTCAAGAAGTAAAGGAAAAATTAAAGGATTATGAAAAAATAGAAATTCTTGGACCTTGCCCTTGTACCATTGGGAAAGTAAAAGAAAACTATAGATGGCAGATTATACTTAAGGGAGACATTGAAAACAAATTTGCAATATCAATAAAAAATTTATGCTATGAAAAAATAAAAAATCATAAAGGTGATATAAAGATAAGTACTGATTTAAACCCATTATCACTACTTTAAAGATGATTTTCTAAGACAGTAATGGTATAATTTAAGAAGTATAAAATTGAGCCTATAATAAAGAAAAATTATTAAATTTATATATTATTTACTTCAAGGAGGATAAGCGTAATGGCAATAAGAAATATAAGGACTGTTGGAGACGCAGTTTTAAGAAAAAACAGTAAAAATGTAGAGGTTATTGATGATAGAACAAAGGTATTAATCCAAGATATGATTGATACTATGTATGATGCTGATGGAGTTGGTCTTGCAGCGCCGCAAGTTGGGATATTAAAGAAAATATTTGTTATAGATATTGGAGAAGGTCCTATTGTTTTTATAAATCCAGAAATATTAGAAACAGAGGGAAGTTATGTTGATTCAGAAGGATGTTTAAGTATACCAGGAGAATCAGCAGAAGTTGAGAGACCTTATAAGGTTAAAGTTAAAGCTCTTAATGAAAATGGAGAAGAGTTTATATTAGAAGGAGAAGAATTACTAGCTAGAGCTATTTGTCATGAAAATGATCATCTTTATGGTACGTTATATATAGATAGAGCTTTAGAAAGTGGTGAATAATATGAATATTGTTTTTATGGGAACACCTGAATTCGCGGTTCCTTCATTAAAGGCGCTAATTGATAACTTTAATGTAATAGGAGTATTTACTCAACCAGATAGACCAAAGGGAAGAGGTAAAAAACTTGGAATATCGCCAGTAAAAGAGGTAGCCCTTGAACATGGAATTCCAGTGTATCAACCTGAAAAATTGAGAAAAGAGACTGACTTTGTAGACAAATTAAAAGAGATTAAACCAGACTATATAATTGTAGTAGCATATGGTCAAATACTTTCTAAAGAAGTTTTAGACATTCCTAAATATGCATGTATAAATCTTCATGGATCTTTACTTCCAAAGTTTAGAGGAGCAGCGCCTATTCAGTGGTCAGTTATTAAGGGTGAGAAAGTCACTGGTAATACTACAATGCTTATGGATGTAGGACTTGATACTGGTGATATGCTGCTTACTGATAAGGTAGAAATAACTGACTATATGACAGCAGGACAATTACATGACTTGATGATGGAGTCAGGTGCAGAATTGCTTGTAAAAACTATAAATGAATATACACTAGGGAATATTACAGGAATAAAACAAGATGATTCTCAAAGTTGCTATGCTTCAATGCTATCTAAGGAAATTGCTTTAATAAAATGGGATGACACTGCAGCAAATATCCATAACCTTATTAGAGGATTAAATCCATGGCCTATAGCTTTTACTAATTATCAAGGCGTAGTTATGAAGATATACGAATCAGAAGTATTGAAAAATGAAGCCTCAAGTAATGAATGTGGTAAGATTTTAAAGGTTTCAAAAGATGGGATAGACGTAGCTACAAAAGAAGGAATATTGAGATTAAAAACTGTTCAATTTCCAGGAAAGAAACCTTTAAAAGTAGAAGAATTCATAAAAGGGAATAAACTAGAGATTGGTGTAATATTAAATTAAAGAGATAAAGGAAAAAAATATGAGTAATCCAAGAGAAACAGCGGTTATTATATTGAATAAGGTCTTTAATGAGAGAGGTTATTCAAATATAATTATAAATAAAGAGCTAAACAAAAGTAATTTAGAAAACATTGATAAAGCATTAGTTACAGAAATTGTTTATGGTACAATACAGTATAAATATACAATAGATAAAATCATAGACCATTTTGTAGGGAGAGGCACTAGCTCTGTTGATAAGAAGGTAGTAAATATTTTAAGAAGTGCTATATATCAGATAAGGTATTTAGATAAAATTCCTTCTTTTGCTGTGGTAAATGAAGCCGTAGAACTTTCTAAAAAGTTAAGTACTGTAACATCAAGTAAGTTCATAAACGGGGTTTTAAGAAATTACATAAGAAAGACTAATGAAAACTTTTATAATAAGAATAACTTGGTCGATAGATTATCCTTTGAATATTCTTTTGAGCCTTGGATGGTAAAAAAGTTTATAAGTCAATATGGAAATAATATCGCTGAGAAAATTCTTAAAGGATTAAATGAAAGACCATCAATTACTGTTAGAGTAAATTCTTTAAAGACAACCTTCGATGAAGCTTATGAAGAACTTGAAGCGTTAGGTTATTCTGTTGAGGAAGGGGTTATTGCACCAGAAGCAATAAGGATATTAAAGGGAAAAAGCATAGAGAATAATCCTTTGTTTATAAAAGGAAGCATAACTGTTCAGGATGAGAGTGCAATGATTGTGGCATCAGCTTTAGAACCTAGTAAAGATGATGTTATATTTGATATGTGTAGCGCACCAGGCGGGAAAACAACTCATATAGCTGAACTTTCAGAGGATAAGTCAAAAATTAAAGCTTTTGATATCTTTGACCATAAGTTGAAGCTTATAGAGGAAAACATAAAAAGGCTTGGAATAACCTCTATAGAAACTGAAATTAAGGATGCATCTATTCATGACGTTCTTTTAGATGATTCTGCGGATAAGGTTTTAATAGATGTACCGTGCAGTGGTCTTGGAATAATGAGAAAAAAGCCAGAAATTAAATATACAAAGAATGAAAAAGACTTAAAAGAGCTGGTTAAAATCCAAAGAGATATTATGAGAAATGCAGCTAAATACGTAAGAAAAGGTGGAGTGCTAGTGTATTCTACTTGCACATTGAACCTAGAAGAAAATCAGGAAAATATAAGGTGGTTTCTTGATAGGCATGAAGATTTTATGGTTGAAAAAGTTGACTTTGGAAAAGGTGAAAATCTGATTTATGGTAAAGACAATACATTGACCATATTGCCTAATAAGTATATGGATGGTTTTTTTATTGCTAAACTAAAAAGAATACAATAGGTGATAAGATGAGAAATATTTTGGATTACTCCCTAAAAGAACTAAAACAATGGATGGAAGCTAATGGTGAAAATGCGTTTAGAGCTAAACAAGTATTTGACTGGATATATAAAGCGGTAGCTTCTTTTGATGAAATGAAAAATTTGCCTAAGAATACTAAAGAAAAGTTAAAAGAATACTTTTTTATAGGTATACCAGAGATAACTCATAAATATGATTCTATAAATAAGGATACAGCTAAATACCTTTTAAAGCTTAGTGATGGTAATGTAATTGAAGCTGTTTACATGAAATATAATTATGGTAATTCTGTATGTTTATCTACTCAAATTGGGTGCAGAATGGGGTGTAGCTTTTGTGCCTCAACTATAGGTGGAAGAATAAGAGATTTAACTTCAGGTGATATCTTAGGTGAAATCCTTGCTATGGAATTCAATGAAAAAGAAAGAGTATCAAACATTGTATTAATGGGTAGTGGAGAACCATTCGATAATTATGAAAATGTTACTAAGTTTTTAGAGTTAGTTAATTCAAAGGATGGACTAAATATTGGAGCAAGACATATAACTTTATCAACTTGTGGACTTGTACCAGGAATAATAAGATTTGCTGACCTTAAGAGTCAAGTAACACTAGCAATTTCTCTTCACGCACCTAATGATGAACTAAGAAAAACGATGATGCCTATTGCTAATAAATATTCAATAAAGGAAATATTGGAAGCTTGCAATTATTACATAGAAAAGACAAACAGGCGAATCACCTTTGAATATTCTTTAGTTAAGGATGTTAATGATACCGAAGATCACGCAAGAGAGCTGTCAGCTTTATTAAAAGGTATTCTATGTCATGTGAATCTGATACCAGTGAATGTTGTAAAAGAAAGTGGATTTTCTCGGCCTTCGGATAAAGCAGTTATGAAATTTAAGAAGATATTGGATAGTAATGGAATAGAAGCTACCATCCGAAAGGAAATGGGGGCTGATATAAATGCTGCTTGTGGTCAACTGAGAAGAAATTACCTAGAAAAAAGAGGGTCAAATGATGGTTTTTATGTTGAGTGATGTAGGGAATACAAGAGAAATTAATGAGGATTTTGTATGTCATTATGAAGATGATAGGATAAGAATATATGTTATTGCAGATGGAATGGGTGGACACAATGCTGGTGATGTGGCAGCAAAATTGGCATCAGAAGCCGTTGTAAGTTACGTGAAGGAAGCTGCAGACATAACTGATCCTATATATTTATTACAAAGTGCTTTTAAATTCGCAAATGATGAAGTCTTTAATGCTTCAGTTAGTTCAGAAAAGCTAAATGGAATGGGAACAACTTTGACTGTTGTGTTTATATATAGAGAGGTAATACACGTAGGACATGTTGGTGATAGTAGTTGTTTTGCGATAAAAGGAGAAAAAATAAAAAAGATTACAAAAGATCATTCTTTTGTGCAGTATTTGATAGATACTGGTTCTATCACAAAGGAACAAGCGAAATCACATCCTAGAAAAAATCTTATAACTCGAGCGATTGGGACTAAGGAAGAGTTAATTGTAGATACTTATCAGTTACCTATTTCTTTAGCAGAGTATATTGTCTTATCTACTGATGGATTAACAAACTATATAGATGAAGAGGAAATATGTGATTTGGTAGTTAATAATTCTATAGAAGATGCTTGTACTCAAATGATAAACATCAGTAAGGAACGTGGCGGAAAAGATAATATAACAGTTTTAATTGTAGGAGGTATGTCCTAATGATAGGTTCAATTTTAAATTCGAGATATGAAGTCCTTGAAAAAATTGGTGAAGGCGGAATGTCCTTCGTATATAAGGCAAAGGATTTAACACTTCAACGAATGGTAGCTGTTAAAGTATTAAAGAATGAATTTAATAATGATAAACAATTTGTAGAAAAATTCAAAGCTGAAGCTTTAGCTGCTGGGGGACTTCATGACAACAACATCGTAAGTATATATGATGCAGGAACACATGGATTCTATAACTATATTGTTATGGAATATATACATGGAAAAACCTTAAAGGATATTATAATTGAAAGAGGCCCTTTAGAAACAAAAGAAGTGATAGAAATAGCTATGGATATAACAAAAGCCCTTGATTGTGCTCATAGAAATAACATTGTCCATAGAGATATTAAACCACATAATATTATAATGACTGATTATGGGATGCCTAAAATCACAGATTTTGGAATAGCTAAAGCAAGTAGCAGTGCTACAATCGCGCACACAAGTAGAGTAATGGGATCTGTGCATTATATTTCACCAGAGCAAGCAAAAGGAGAAATTGTCGACGCTAGAAGTGATTTATATTCTTTGGGAATAGTAATCTACGAAATGGTAACAGGAAAAATGCCTTTTGATTCAGAAACAGCAATAACTATAGCTATAAAACATATACAGGATGAAGTTGTTGCCCCAAATATGATTAATCACATGGTTCCATATGCGTTAAACAAATTAATTATGAAACTTCTTGAGAAGGATCCAACTAATCGATATCAAAGTGCTAAGGAGCTTCTAGTAGACTTAAATAAGCTGAAAGATGGTACTATGATATTTCCTGTAGGAACAAATCAAGAAGAACGGGAATATACAAAAGTTCTTAAACCAATGTCTGGGATGAATAGTGGAGTCAATAAAGTATATACTGAAAATATATATGATGATGATGATGTAGAAGAAGAACGAGCTATTTCTAGGTCTTCAGATAAGGACACAAATAGTAGGAAAAATAATAACAAGGCTAATATTGATAAGAAGAAAAAAGGTATATTAATTGGTTCTATTACTGGGTTAATAGCACTAATCTTGATCGTTGCTATTGTTATAGGAACTCAGCTTGCAAAGACTAATGAAAAGGTCGTTGAGGAAGTAACTATTCCTGAAATATCAAATATCCAACAAAAAGATGGAATAAAAAAATTAGAAGAACTTGGGATAAAGTATGAAATAACAAAGGTTAACAGTGAGAATGCCGCAGGAATTATAATTTATACTAATCCAAAGTCAGGGACTACAATTAAAAAAGATAGAGTAATTGAATTAGGCGTTAGTCTAGGACCAGAAGAAGGAAAAGTTCCTTCAATTGTTAACCAAGATAAAGACACCGCTATAAAAACTATTAATGATAATAAGTTCCAACTTGGAAAAATTGATGAAAAATATAGTGAAAGTGTTGAACGAGGAAAAGTTATCGATCAAGACCCATCGCCAAATAGTAAGTTGGCAAAAGGAAGCCCTATAAATATCGTTATTAGTTTAGGTCCAGAATATACTAATTACGATTTGAAAGGAAAAACTGTTGAAGAAGCTAAGGCTCTACTTAACGGTTATGCTTCACTAAACGTAACAACCCAAGAGTCAAATAAAGAAGCTGATAAAGAAAATGATGACAAGATTATAGATCAAGACAAGACAAGAGTAAAACAAGGTGAAACAATTACAGTAAAAGTTATAAAATATGCTGAACTTACAAAAACTTTGGAAGACTATACAGAGGAAAATTTAAAGGATGTTATGGAAGATTTAAATAGCATGGGCCTTGGATTAAAGGTTACATTAGTAGCGTCTAGTTCAGCAGGTAGTACACCAACAAAAGAATCACAGTATGAACTATATAAAGTAATTAGTCAAGACCCAGCTTCAGGTAAGGATGTTAAAAAAGGTGATACTGTTAAATTGAAGGTTGAGTTGATTAAAACACAAGATAAAGAGGATACGCCTACTAATAACAAAACTACAAACGGAACTACAAAAACAAACTAATGCAAAGATTATAGGAGGTTATATGAAAGATAACACAGTTAGTGGTATAGTAACAAAGGGGATTGGTGGATTTTATTATGTACAGGTAGAGGATAAAATCATTGAATGTAAGGCTAGAGGTAAATTTAGAACTCATAATATTTCACCTTATGTAGGAGACGTGGTTGAGTTAAATATTGAAGAGGACAAAGGTTTTATTATCAAGATATCTGAGAGAAAAAATTTGCTTTTGAGGCCAGTTGTTGCTAATGTAACTCAAGCTTTCGTAGTTTTTGCACTAAAAAATCCTGATGTAAATTTAACGCTTTTAAATAAGTTTCTTATTCTTTGTGAATACAATGAAATAAAACCGATAATATGCTTTAATAAAGTTGATCTTGTTGACAATCCAGAAGAAGAATTGGCAGTTAAAATGATTAAGCAGACTGGTTATGATTATATATTTTTGAAGGCTAAAGAAAAGTATAATTTAGAACTAGTCATGGATCATTTAAATGAGAATATTTCTATATTTTGTGGTCCATCTGGAGCAGGGAAATCTACTCTGTTTAATGGAATGGTAGGAAAGCCATTAATGGAGATCGGAGAGGTAAGTGAAAAGCTTAAAAGAGGAAAACATACAACAAGACACAGTGAACTTATAGCTTTTCATCAGGGGTATATAGTTGATACCCCTGGATTCTCTTCCTTAGAATTTGATTTTATTGATGAAGTAGATTTAAAGAATTATTTACCTGAATTTAAGGAATATGAAGATCAGTGTAAGTTTTCTGGTTGCAACCATTATAAAGAGCCTAAATGTGCTGTTAAAACAGCTGTAGAGGAAGAAAAGATACATAAGAGCAGATATGACTTTTATATAAGCTTATATGAAGAACTAAAAGGTAGGAGGTACAAGAAATGATAAAGATTTCTCCGTCAATATTATCGGCGGATTTTTCAAAGCTTGGTGAAGATGTAATTAATTTAGAAAAGGCTGGTGCTGATATGATACACATAGATGTTATGGATGGAAATTTCGTCCCTAACATCTCTTTTGGGATGCCTGTAATTAACAGCATTCGTCCTTTGACAAAGGCAACCTTCGATGTTCATTTAATGATTGAGGAACCATCAAAGTATATAAAACAATTTGTAGATCTTGGTGGAGATATAATAACTATTCACTATGAAGCAGATAGACATATAGATAGTACTATTAACATGATAAAGTCTTATGGTGTTAAAGCTGGTGTTGCCCTTAATCCAGGTACTAGTACGAGTTTATTAAAGGATATTATTAGAGAAGTGGATATGGTACTTATTATGACTGTTAATCCTGGCTTTGGAGGGCAAAAGTTTATTGAATATACTTTAGAGAAGATACGAGAAGTAAGGGAAATGGCTGATAAACTAAATCCGGATTTGTTAATACAAGTAGATGGAGGCATTGGAAGAGAAAATATAAGAAAAGTTGTAGAAGCTGGTGCTAACGTAATTGTTGCGGGTTCTGCGGTATTTAAGGAAAACAGAATAAAAGAAAATATTGAAGCTTTGAGAACTGCATGTATATAGAGAAGGTTTTAGTTATATGTGGTGGAGATATGCCATCTCAGGAACTTTTAGAAGCTGAAATTATTAGCTCACAGTATGTAATTGCAGCTGATAAGGGTGGAGAGGTTTTA is a window encoding:
- a CDS encoding Stp1/IreP family PP2C-type Ser/Thr phosphatase gives rise to the protein MMVFMLSDVGNTREINEDFVCHYEDDRIRIYVIADGMGGHNAGDVAAKLASEAVVSYVKEAADITDPIYLLQSAFKFANDEVFNASVSSEKLNGMGTTLTVVFIYREVIHVGHVGDSSCFAIKGEKIKKITKDHSFVQYLIDTGSITKEQAKSHPRKNLITRAIGTKEELIVDTYQLPISLAEYIVLSTDGLTNYIDEEEICDLVVNNSIEDACTQMINISKERGGKDNITVLIVGGMS
- the rsmB gene encoding 16S rRNA (cytosine(967)-C(5))-methyltransferase RsmB, which gives rise to MSNPRETAVIILNKVFNERGYSNIIINKELNKSNLENIDKALVTEIVYGTIQYKYTIDKIIDHFVGRGTSSVDKKVVNILRSAIYQIRYLDKIPSFAVVNEAVELSKKLSTVTSSKFINGVLRNYIRKTNENFYNKNNLVDRLSFEYSFEPWMVKKFISQYGNNIAEKILKGLNERPSITVRVNSLKTTFDEAYEELEALGYSVEEGVIAPEAIRILKGKSIENNPLFIKGSITVQDESAMIVASALEPSKDDVIFDMCSAPGGKTTHIAELSEDKSKIKAFDIFDHKLKLIEENIKRLGITSIETEIKDASIHDVLLDDSADKVLIDVPCSGLGIMRKKPEIKYTKNEKDLKELVKIQRDIMRNAAKYVRKGGVLVYSTCTLNLEENQENIRWFLDRHEDFMVEKVDFGKGENLIYGKDNTLTILPNKYMDGFFIAKLKRIQ
- the pknB gene encoding Stk1 family PASTA domain-containing Ser/Thr kinase, with the protein product MIGSILNSRYEVLEKIGEGGMSFVYKAKDLTLQRMVAVKVLKNEFNNDKQFVEKFKAEALAAGGLHDNNIVSIYDAGTHGFYNYIVMEYIHGKTLKDIIIERGPLETKEVIEIAMDITKALDCAHRNNIVHRDIKPHNIIMTDYGMPKITDFGIAKASSSATIAHTSRVMGSVHYISPEQAKGEIVDARSDLYSLGIVIYEMVTGKMPFDSETAITIAIKHIQDEVVAPNMINHMVPYALNKLIMKLLEKDPTNRYQSAKELLVDLNKLKDGTMIFPVGTNQEEREYTKVLKPMSGMNSGVNKVYTENIYDDDDVEEERAISRSSDKDTNSRKNNNKANIDKKKKGILIGSITGLIALILIVAIVIGTQLAKTNEKVVEEVTIPEISNIQQKDGIKKLEELGIKYEITKVNSENAAGIIIYTNPKSGTTIKKDRVIELGVSLGPEEGKVPSIVNQDKDTAIKTINDNKFQLGKIDEKYSESVERGKVIDQDPSPNSKLAKGSPINIVISLGPEYTNYDLKGKTVEEAKALLNGYASLNVTTQESNKEADKENDDKIIDQDKTRVKQGETITVKVIKYAELTKTLEDYTEENLKDVMEDLNSMGLGLKVTLVASSSAGSTPTKESQYELYKVISQDPASGKDVKKGDTVKLKVELIKTQDKEDTPTNNKTTNGTTKTN
- the rlmN gene encoding 23S rRNA (adenine(2503)-C(2))-methyltransferase RlmN — encoded protein: MRNILDYSLKELKQWMEANGENAFRAKQVFDWIYKAVASFDEMKNLPKNTKEKLKEYFFIGIPEITHKYDSINKDTAKYLLKLSDGNVIEAVYMKYNYGNSVCLSTQIGCRMGCSFCASTIGGRIRDLTSGDILGEILAMEFNEKERVSNIVLMGSGEPFDNYENVTKFLELVNSKDGLNIGARHITLSTCGLVPGIIRFADLKSQVTLAISLHAPNDELRKTMMPIANKYSIKEILEACNYYIEKTNRRITFEYSLVKDVNDTEDHARELSALLKGILCHVNLIPVNVVKESGFSRPSDKAVMKFKKILDSNGIEATIRKEMGADINAACGQLRRNYLEKRGSNDGFYVE
- the fmt gene encoding methionyl-tRNA formyltransferase, whose protein sequence is MNIVFMGTPEFAVPSLKALIDNFNVIGVFTQPDRPKGRGKKLGISPVKEVALEHGIPVYQPEKLRKETDFVDKLKEIKPDYIIVVAYGQILSKEVLDIPKYACINLHGSLLPKFRGAAPIQWSVIKGEKVTGNTTMLMDVGLDTGDMLLTDKVEITDYMTAGQLHDLMMESGAELLVKTINEYTLGNITGIKQDDSQSCYASMLSKEIALIKWDDTAANIHNLIRGLNPWPIAFTNYQGVVMKIYESEVLKNEASSNECGKILKVSKDGIDVATKEGILRLKTVQFPGKKPLKVEEFIKGNKLEIGVILN